A genomic segment from Dendropsophus ebraccatus isolate aDenEbr1 chromosome 7, aDenEbr1.pat, whole genome shotgun sequence encodes:
- the APBB2 gene encoding amyloid beta precursor protein binding family B member 2 isoform X6, which translates to MAERKNAKATACSSSQERPHASLDVPLQVEFPTPKTELVQKFHVLYMGMQSVSKPTGMDVVNEAIDTLMTPTSKEDWTPVIMNVADATVTVIKEKDEEVLVECRVRFLSFMGVGKDIHTFAFIMDTGNQHFETHIFWCEPNAGSVSEAVQAACMLRYQKCLVARPPSQKPQPPPPPADSVTRRVTTSVKRGVLSLIDTLKQKRPVADMP; encoded by the exons ATGGCAGAAAGGAAAAATGCCAAAGCTACGGCTTGCAGCTCATCACAGGAAAGACCACATGCCAGCCTTGATGTCCCACTGCAAG TAGAATTCCCAACACCAAAGACAGAACTTGTGCAGAAGTTTCATGtgctctatatggggatgcagtCAGTTTCTAAACCCACAG GTATGGATGTTGTCAATGAGGCCATTGATACTCTCATGACCCCTACAAGCAAAGAGGACTGGACACCAGTTATTATGAACGTTGCTGATGCTACTGTCACTGTCATCAAAGAGAAG GATGAAGAGGTCTTGGTAGAATGTCGGGTGCGTTTCCTATCATTCATGGGTGTGGGCAAAGATATCCATACATTTGCTTTTATTATGGACACAGGCAATCAGCATTTTGAGACTCATATCTTCTGGTGCGAGCCCAACGCAGGAAGTGTTTCTGAAGCTGTCCAAGCTGCATGCATG TTGCGGTATCAGAAGTGCCTGGTTGCCAGGCCTCCTTCCCAGAAGCCACAGCCACCgccacctcctgcagactctgTCACAAGGAGAGTCACGACCAGTGTAAAACGTGGCGTTTTATCCCTGATTGACACTTTGAAACAGAAACGCCCGGTGGCCGACATGCCATAG